One window of Camelina sativa cultivar DH55 chromosome 4, Cs, whole genome shotgun sequence genomic DNA carries:
- the LOC104779691 gene encoding universal stress protein PHOS32-like, with translation MGKPAGYWVNKIRTSFKGGSSSSKSLDEGSTSGSRKNGSKHSKNLKAEEANKNGEGAVQVESGRKVMVVMDTTSQSKNALQWALTHCVQDEDNITLLHVTRTPVGQAIDETQRERNSRAHELVHPLKNFCQLKKPNVKTEIVVVETAEEKGKTIVEESKKQGAGVLVLGQRKRTSKWRVIWKWRAKGGMGGGVVEYCIHNSDCMAIAVRKKSNNGGYLITTKRHKDFWLLA, from the exons ATGGGGAAACCAGCTGGGTATTGGGTGAATAAGATCAGGACATCATTCAAAGGAGGATCATCGTCGAGCAAATCATTAGATGAAGGGAGTACTTCCGGTTCAAGAAAGAACGGTTCGAAGCATAGTAAGAATCTGAAAGCAGAGGAAGCTAATAAGAATGGTGAAGGAGCAGTTCAAGTTGAGAGTGGGAGGAAAGTGATGGTTGTTATGGACACAACTTCACAATCAAAGAATGCTCTTCAATGGGCATTAACACATTGTGTTCAAGATGAAGACAATATCACTCTCCTCCATGTTACAAGAACACCCGTAGGACAAG CTATAGATGAGACACAAAGGGAGAGAAACTCAAGGGCTCATGAACTAGTTCATCCATTGAAGAACTTTTGCCAACTGAAGAAACCTAAC GTCAAAACGGAGATAGTGGTGGTGGAGACGGCAGAGGAGAAAGGGAAGACGATAGTTGAGGAATCAAAGAAACAAGGGGCAGGCGTTTTGGTTTTAGGGCAGAGAAAGAGAACCTCGAAATGGCGCGTGATCTGGAAATGGCGTGCAAAGGGAGGAATGGGAGGAGGAGTTGTTGAGTATTGCATTCATAACTCCGATTGTATGGCTATTGCCGTAAGGAAGAAAAGTAACAATGGAGGTTACTTGATCACCACGAAACGTCACAAAGATTTCTGGCTCTTggcttaa
- the LOC104779689 gene encoding agamous-like MADS-box protein AGL3 isoform X2: protein MGRGKVELKRIENKINRQVTFAKRRNGLLKKAYELSVLCDAEIALLIFSNRGKLYEFCSSPSGMAKTVEKYRKHSYATMDPNQSAKDLQDKYQDYLKLKSRVEVLQHSQRHLLGEEIADMEVNELEQLERQVDASLRQIRSTKARSMLDQLSDLKTKEEMLLETNRDLRRKLEESDTALTQSIWGASAAEHSQQQQQQQQQQQQQQQQQQQQQQQQQQQGMSSYQSNPPIQEAGFFKPLQGNVAFQMSHYNHNHAAITNASNSATTSQNVNGFFPGWMV from the exons atgggaagAGGGAAAGTAGAGTTGAAGAGGATAGAGAACAAGATCAATAGGCAAGTTACTTTTGCAAAGAGAAGGAATGGTTTGCTTAAGAAGGCTTATGAGCTTTCTGTGCTTTGTGATGCTGAGATTGCTCTTCTCATTTTCTCTAACCGTGGCAAGCTCTACGAATTTTGCAGCAGCCCTAG tGGTATGGCGAAGACGGTTGAGAAGTATAGAAAACATAGTTACGCAACAATGGACCCAAATCAATCAGCTAAAGACTTGCAG GATAAGTACCAAGACTACTTGAAGCTCAAATCAAGAGTTGAGGTCCTTCAACATTCACAAAG GCATTTGCTTGGTGAAGAGATAGCCGATATGGAAGTGAATGAGCTTGAGCAGCTAGAACGCCAAGTAGATGCATCACTAAGACAAATAAGATCAACCAAG GCTAGGTCAATGCTTGATCAACTATCTGACCTCAAAACAAAG GAGGAAATGTTATTGGAAACCAACAGAGATCTTAGGAGAAAG ttGGAGGAAAGTGATACTGCGCTTACACAATCAATTTGGGGAGCTTCTGCGGCAGAACattcccaacaacaacaacaacaacaacaacaacaacagcagcagcagcagcagcagcagcagcaacaacaacagcaacaacaacaaggcaTGAGCTCTTATCAATCAAACCCGCCAATTCAAGAAGCAGGTTTCTTCAAGCCTCTACAAGGCAATGTAGCATTTCAAATGAG TCATTACAATCACAATCATGCTGCTATAACAAACGCAAGCAACTCTGCAACAACATCACAGAATGTTAATGGATTCTTCCCAGGGTGGATGGTCTGA
- the LOC104779689 gene encoding agamous-like MADS-box protein AGL3 isoform X1, whose amino-acid sequence MGRGKVELKRIENKINRQVTFAKRRNGLLKKAYELSVLCDAEIALLIFSNRGKLYEFCSSPSGMAKTVEKYRKHSYATMDPNQSAKDLQDKYQDYLKLKSRVEVLQHSQRHLLGEEIADMEVNELEQLERQVDASLRQIRSTKARSMLDQLSDLKTKEEMLLETNRDLRRKLEESDTALTQSIWGASAAEHSQQQQQQQQQQQQQQQQQQQQQQQQQQQGMSSYQSNPPIQEAGFFKPLQGNVAFQMSSHYNHNHAAITNASNSATTSQNVNGFFPGWMV is encoded by the exons atgggaagAGGGAAAGTAGAGTTGAAGAGGATAGAGAACAAGATCAATAGGCAAGTTACTTTTGCAAAGAGAAGGAATGGTTTGCTTAAGAAGGCTTATGAGCTTTCTGTGCTTTGTGATGCTGAGATTGCTCTTCTCATTTTCTCTAACCGTGGCAAGCTCTACGAATTTTGCAGCAGCCCTAG tGGTATGGCGAAGACGGTTGAGAAGTATAGAAAACATAGTTACGCAACAATGGACCCAAATCAATCAGCTAAAGACTTGCAG GATAAGTACCAAGACTACTTGAAGCTCAAATCAAGAGTTGAGGTCCTTCAACATTCACAAAG GCATTTGCTTGGTGAAGAGATAGCCGATATGGAAGTGAATGAGCTTGAGCAGCTAGAACGCCAAGTAGATGCATCACTAAGACAAATAAGATCAACCAAG GCTAGGTCAATGCTTGATCAACTATCTGACCTCAAAACAAAG GAGGAAATGTTATTGGAAACCAACAGAGATCTTAGGAGAAAG ttGGAGGAAAGTGATACTGCGCTTACACAATCAATTTGGGGAGCTTCTGCGGCAGAACattcccaacaacaacaacaacaacaacaacaacaacagcagcagcagcagcagcagcagcagcaacaacaacagcaacaacaacaaggcaTGAGCTCTTATCAATCAAACCCGCCAATTCAAGAAGCAGGTTTCTTCAAGCCTCTACAAGGCAATGTAGCATTTCAAATGAG CAGTCATTACAATCACAATCATGCTGCTATAACAAACGCAAGCAACTCTGCAACAACATCACAGAATGTTAATGGATTCTTCCCAGGGTGGATGGTCTGA